One Scomber scombrus chromosome 1, fScoSco1.1, whole genome shotgun sequence DNA segment encodes these proteins:
- the sirt3 gene encoding NAD-dependent protein deacetylase sirtuin-3, mitochondrial, translating into MASAVSSSLMSPVRFCLHRSLCSRASRTVSANCFGERSLCPARAAALCRQTTSPRWDGARGLFSRGGGGAAVEQQTLESIAKSIREQRYKRVVVMAGAGISTPSGIPDFRSPGSGLYDNLQQYNLPYAEAIFEINFFHRNPEPFFALAKELYPGNYRPNVTHYFVRLLHEKGLLLRMYTQNIDGLERLAGIPPKMLVEAHGTFATATCTVCRRTYEGEELRSDVMKGTVPKCPTCTGVVKPDIVFFGEELPQNFFKYLTDFPLADLLIIMGTSLEVEPFASLSGAVRGSVPRLLINRDLVGPFAWSSSRPHDVAQLGDVVSGVEALADALGWTQELKALMENASTTKSEE; encoded by the exons ATGGCTTCTGCAGTGAGCTCCTCTTTAATGTCACCTGTCAGGTTTTGTTTGCATCGCAGTTTGTGTTCAAGAGCAAGCAGGACGGTGTCTGCAAACT gtTTTGGTGAAAGGAGTTTGTGTCCAGCTCGAGCTGCAGCTTTGTGCAG ACAAACAACCTCTCCCCGGTGGGATGGCGCTCGAGGGCTTTTCTCCCGTGGCGGCGGAGGTGCGGCCGTCGAGCAGCAGACCCTGGAGAGCATCGCCAAGAGCATCCGAGAGCAGCGGTACAAGAGAGTCGTGGTGATGGCCGGAGCTGGGATCAGCACTCCCAGCGGCATCCCAGATTTCag GTCTCCAGGCAGCGGTCTCTATGACAACCTGCAGCAGTACAACCTGCCTTACGCCGAGGCCATTTTCGAGATCAACTTTTTCCATCGCAACCCCGAACCCTTCTTCGCCCTGGCCAAAGAGCTTTACCCGGGAAACTACCGGCCCAACGTCACGCACTACTTCGTCCGGCTGCTCCATGAGAAAGGTTTACTGCTCAGGATGTACACGCAGAACATCGACGGGCTGGAGAGAC tggcaGGCATTCCTCCTAAGATGCTGGTGGAGGCTCACGGTACGTTCGCCACGGCCACCTGCACCGTTTGCCGGAGGACATATGAAGGAGAGGAGCTACGA TCAGACGTGATGAAGGGGACGGTGCCTAAGTGTCCGACCTGTACGGGCGTCGTAAAGCCCGACATCGTCTTCTTCGGGGAGGAGCTGCCGCAGAACTTCTTCAAATACCTCACAGACTTCCCGCTGGCAGACCTGCTGATCATCATGGGAACTTCACTGGAG GTGGAGCCCTTCGCCAGTCTGTCGGGAGCCGTGCGCGGCTCTGTTCCTCGTCTCCTCATCAACAGAGACCTGGTGGGTCCGTTCGCCTGGAGCAGCAGCCGACCGCACGACGTCGCTCAGCTGGGCGACGTCGTCAGCGGCGTGGAAGCGTTGGCCGACGCTCTCGGCTGGACGCAGGAGCTCAAGGCTCTGATGGAGAAC GCTTCTACAACAAAGAGTGAAGAGTGA
- the psmd13 gene encoding 26S proteasome non-ATPase regulatory subunit 13: protein MKDVSGYLKQQQSTSSTPEMASEWHTLEELHNKRLWHQLTLKLGDFVKDPCFKTGDGLVQLYDNFICDFEHRINPLSLMEIILYVARQMTDPKDAIVFLEKTKEKVKSSDEAVILCKTSIGRLKLEINDLPATKKLIEDVEEMLNNLPGVTSVHGRFYDLSSKYYRIIGNHASYYKDALRYLGCVDIKDLPESEKQERAFTLGLAGLLGEGVYNFGELLMHPVLETLRNTDKQWLIDTLYAFNGGNVEKFQGFKSAWGQQPDLAAHEAKLMQKIQLLCVMEMTFTRPANHRQLTFTEIGKSAKLPVNEVELLVMKALSVGLIKGNIDEVDQKVQMTWVQPRVLDLQQIKGMKDRLDSWCGDVKNMAMLVEQQAHDILT from the exons ATGAAAGATGTCAGCGGGTATctcaagcagcagcagagcaccAGCTCAACGCCGGAGATGGCGTCGGAGTGGCACACGTTGGAGGAGCTGCACAataaaag aTTGTGGCATCAGTTGACTCTGAAGCTGGGAGACTTCGTTAAAGACCCATGCTTCAAAACAGGAGATGGCCTCGTACAG cTCTATGATAACTTCATCTGTGACTTTGAACACCG AATCAATCCGTTGTCCCTCATGGAGATCATCCTGTATGTTGCCAGACAGATGACAG aTCCTAAAGATGCCATCGTTTTTCTTGAGAAGACCAAGGAAAAA gtgaAAAGCAGCGATGAGGCCGTCATCCTCTGCAAGACGTCTATCGGCAGACTGAAACTGGAGATCAACGATCTTCCTGCAACAAAG AAACTAATCGAAGATGTGGAAGAAATGTTGAATAACTTGCCAGGTGTGACGTCGGTCCACGGCAGATTTTACGACCTCTCCAGCAAATATTACCGCATCATCGGGAACCACGCCTCCTACTACAAGGACGCTCTGCGCTACCTCGGCTGCGTGGACATCAAAGACCTGCCAG aGTCGGAGAAGCAGGAGAGGGCGTTCACACTGGGGCTCGCCGGACTCTTAGGAGAAGGAGTTTACAACTTCGGAGAGCTG CTGATGCATCCCGTGCTCGAGACGCTGAggaacacagacaaacagtgGCTCATTGACACACTATACGCCTTCAATGGAGGAAATGTGGAGAAATTCCAGGGCTTCAAGTCTGCCTGGGGCCAACAG CCTGACCTCGCAGCACATGAAGCCAAACTCATGCAGAAGATCCAGCTGCTCTGTGTGATGGAG ATGACTTTCACTCGTCCTGCGAACCACAGGCAGCTCACCTTCACCGAGATCGGCAAGAGCGCCAAACTCCCCGTTAACGAG GTGGAGCTCCTGGTGATGAAAGCTCTCTCCGTCGGCCTCATTAAAGGCAACATTGACGAGGTGGACCAGAAGGTGCAGATGACCTGGGTGCAGCCGCGAGTGCTCGACCTGCAGCAG aTCAAAGGTATGAAGGATCGGTTGGACTCCTGGTGCGGAGACGTTAAGAACATGGCCATGCTGGTGGAGCAGCAGGCTCACGACATCCTCACTTAA